The Paenibacillus sp. BIC5C1 DNA segment TACCGCCTCGTCGAATACTTCCGGTCGTTCCTTGCCCCTTCGTTGCAGCAGACTGGCATAACTTTCAATAATGGTAAGTGGCGTTTTCAGTTCATGAGAAGCATCAGAAACAAAGCGCTCCTGCCGCTCGAAGTTGGATTCGAGCAGATCCATCATACGGTTGAACGTCTGCCCCATCGTTTTCAGCTCGTCCTTGGATTTTTCGTCGAGCGGAAGCCGCTTGAATTGGCCACTCGACTGGATATCACTCATCGTACGTGTCATCTGCTGGATCGGCCGTGTCATCCGGTTCGCCAGAATACGGCTGGAGATAATGGCCGGAATCAGCGCGATGATAGTTACGGCAACAAGAACTGTACGAAGCACAGACAAGCGATTCTCGGTATCTTCAATGCTCTCGGTGACTTGTAGATTCACCACTTCTCCGTCCGGCCAGATCACGGGAACAGAGACCCAGACATAACCGATTTGCTCAACTTGGGTATACTCAGATTTTTTTTCGCTTTCGTATTTGTAAGATAGCTTGCTCAGCTGCTCCTCTGCCGATGTCGTCACAGGCGGGGAGCTGGTGCCGTCTTCATTGACGATCCGCAGCATGCCGTCCAGCGGCGCGTAGGCCCGGAGCAAGTCGTCCGGCGGAATGGAGCCGGCAGACTGGCGCACTCCTTTTACAATAGACTCGGCCTCAGCTTCTACCCGCTTGATCTCGTTATCGATTGACATTCGTTCAAACACGATGTAAACCGAAAGGTTGACGGCAATTAGCAGCACGGCGAATAATACGGACGAGTATCCGTAGATTTTGCTACGCAGACTCATAGTTGCTCCTTCAGGACGTAACCAACACCCCGAACAGTATGTATTAAGGGTGGTGTGAATCCGTTATCGACTTTTTTGCGAACATAACGGATATACACATCCACCACATTGGTATCTCCATAATAATCGTATCCCCAGACGGCCTGAACAATCTGATCCCGGCTCAGCACCTGGCGCTGGTTTTGCAGCAGATACACCAATAGATCGAACTCACGCGGGGTAAGCTCAATCGATTGACCATCCCTGAATACCTCACGGGTTCCTTCATTCAGCTTCAATCCGCCTGCGGTGAGCCAGCCTGTCTCATTTTCCGCCGTGTGCTCCGATGATTGCGCCGTGTCCCGTGGGACCGAAGTGGAAGAATGAGCAGAAGCCGATGCAGCACTCAGGCGCAGTGCAGCACGTACTCTTGCAAGCAGTTCTTCGATCCGAAACGGTTTGGTAATGTAATCGTTGGCTCCGAGATCGAGTCCCGAGACTTTATCTTCCACAGAGTCTTTGGCTGTGAGCATCAGAATGGGCACCGTTGCATCTTTGGCACGTATCCGCCGCAGCACTTCAATGCCACTCAGACCCGGCAGCATAATATCCAGTAGAATCAGATCCCATTGACCGTCCCCATACATCTCCAACCCTTCCGTCCCGCTGCCTGCCTTGCCTACCTGATACCCCTCATACTGTAATTCCAGTTCAAGCAGGCGTGCAATTTTGGGCTCATCTTCGATCACCAGCACGGCTTCATTCATGCAGAGCTCCCCCTTATTCCGTCATTCCATTCTCCCGTTATATTACAATATGAATTACAATTTACCTAAGGCATCCTCAACCAATTCATCCCCAGCGATCAGATCAAAAGCCATTCGGTACGTCTTCTCCTCCTGGAGGGAAGCAGCGATTACACGAGCCACATCTTCACGTGGGATACTTCCCGGTTTCAGATCTGTTCCTACAGAGATTTTGCCGGTGCCAGGCTCATTTTTCAAACCACCAGGACGGATAATGGTGTAATTCAGATCACTTGCGAACAACGCCCGATCGGCGTAATGCTTCGCCACGTAATAAGGCTTAATGGCATCCGACCATTTCTCCCGCTGATCTGCCCCAAACGCACTGACCAAAATATATCTGGTAATTCCCTGCTGCTGTGCCGCCTCCATTGTTTTCACTGCACCATCGAGATCAATGAGCAATGTTTTGTCTTCACCCGTAGATCCACCGGAACCCGCTGTAAATACAATTGCATTGTGATCTTTCATTGCCTCGGCCAGATCATCCACACTGCCTTCCAAATTGCCAATTACGACATTGGCACCAAGCTGCTTCAGTGCATCTGCCTGCTCCGGTTTGCGAATCATCGCGGTAACCTGATGTTTCCCTTCCCGTGCCAGTTGCTGCACCAGGAATTTGCCGATTTGTCCGTTCGCTCCAATTACTAATACGTTCATATGTCATTCTCCTCTCAGTTTTCCTTTTTATAAGCTAGCTTTTATAAAACGCACTTGTCTTTAATTTAAACGAAAGCCGACGCTTCTAAGCGCCGGCTGCTATGTATTACTACCGTTCAGCGCATCTGGCAAGATGCGGAAAACACGTCTTTCCTTTAATATACCATACACCCTATACGGTTATACCGAGCACTTTTCTCTTCAAAACATCTCTGATAACAATGGTTATAATTCAGTATTCACTTCATGAAACTTAGCCCTATGCTAAACGGATGCTGGTTAAAAATAAAAAAGGCACCCCAAGTGGGGTGCCTTTCTGCTGCATGGCGTACAGGTATTAGTAAGCCAGTGCAAACAAACCGTGAATGTGAGCAAGGTAACGGATGTTACTTGCTTCTTTCATCATGGTTGCTGGCAGACCTTTCAGACGAGTCTGGTTGCCACCGATCATGCCGACAGCATCCTTACGACCCAGACTTCCCAGTGTACCGGAGAATACTGGTGTGAAGGATTCCATTGCGCCACCTTTGAACATTACGCCCAAGTTGTGACCAATGGTTTCACCCATTTGCCAAGCCAATTGTGCTGTTGGAGGGTATGGACGAGCGCCTTCGCTAGGGAAGACCACTGCGCTGTCACCAGCAACAAACACGTCTTTATGGGATGTGGATTGCAGTACTTCCGTAACTTTCGCACGGCCACGATCCACTTCAATTCCGCTGTTGGCAACAACTGCATTACCTTGAACGCCGCCTGTCCATACGAGTGTATTCGTAGGAATCGAGCTTCCGTCTTTCAGCAGAACTTCATTTTCTTTCATTTCGGTAATCGCTACGCCAACGATGAAGTTAACGCCACGTTTTTCCAGACTCGATTTAGCACGCTCAACCAGTTCTGGCGGGAATCCTGCCAGGATGGAAGGACCTGCTTCAACCGTGTACAGGGAAACTTCTTTGAAGTCGATACCTTTTTCTTGGCATACAGCCGGAAGAAGGTCAGCGAATTCACCAACAAGCTCGATACCTGTCAAACCACCGCCACCGATAACAAACGTAGCGTCTGCTTTGTTGCCGGATTGTTTGTAAGCATCCAAACGAGCTTCCACGTGTGCACGAATGCGGTTAGCATCGCTAACCGATTTCAGCGTGAAGCTGTACTCCTGCAATCCCGGAATTCCGAAGAATGCCGTTTCACTGCCCAAGGCAACAACGAGTGCATCGTAAGAGTAAGTAGAACCGCTGGTCATGAGAACTTTTTTCTCGTCCGGCTTGATTGTATCCACCGTATCGATTTTCAAGTTCACATTTTTACCACTCAGCAATTTTTCGAGTGGAAGAGCAACTGCTTTTTCAGCAATGCTTCCTGCTGCAAGACGGTGCAGTTCCGTAATAATTTGGTGCGTAGGGTAACGGTTCACAACTGTAATAGTCGCTTCTTCCGGTGTCAGGTATTGACGCGCAGTCAGCGCAGTCAACAGACCACCGTAACCTCCGCCCAAGATCAAAATTTGCTTCGACATATCCATCCTCCGTTCTTCTAATCTTAACGTTGCTGTTGTTGACGCTCGTTCAGGATGCTCAGGAATGATTGAGCAAAACGCAGCGTTTGTTGTACGTTTGGATCTTTAAGCATTTTGAGCATAGCGAACAAACCAACCGAAGTTTGCTCGGCTTGCGCACGATCGCTTGCTTCGATGGCAGCAGAAGCTACACCTTTAGCTTTGTCTACAACAGGTTTAGCAAACTCGCCCATTGCGCTCATTGTGTCGCTGATTAGAACTTTGTCTGTAGCTACGCTTTGTGCAAAGTCATAAGCTTTGGTCATTGCAGTGACCATTTCAGCCAGTTTAGGCAGGTTCTCCACCAGAACGGTCAGAGACTCCTGTACCTCAGGCTTCATCAGTTGATCCAGTACGTCCAAGGACTGGCGTTGGGAAACGTCGGCACCTTCTGTAACCGGCACCTCTTGTTGAGTAGGCGATTGTGACATAAGAGAAAGTCCTCCTTTACTTTGGGATAGAAGTCCGCGACTTTCATGATGCCTGTCAAGCAGAGCCGAACCACAAATACATCCAATACAACTAAATGTACCAAATTTCACACAATAGAATGAGCATAGCCCAAGGGCCGTTCCCACATCGTGTATTGTATCTTGGGTCTATTGCGGACAACATGTGTTGACGCAAAACGACAAGCAGGCCGAAACCGAACTCTATACCCCTATATTACACCTCTTACACATGAACATGAAAAAGAAATTTTTTACACTTGTGAAGATATTGTGAACATTGTAACAAAATCGATTTTTTTGTCAAGCTTTGCGGTCGGGTTAAAATCGATTATTCTCCTGTCCCAGATCCGTAATCCTACCACATGTGGTATGAAGACAAGATCACATATGACCATATGTGCGATATGTACACAAGGAAGGATTTTTTCAACTGAATTTTTTAGGAATTGTTTTCCAAAACCATGAATTTCATGCAACGAAATTGGTCACTGTCGTTATTATGCAGCTAGGGGTGCAGCCTTATTCCTGAAATGACATCATTTCTTGTTCAAGTATGAACCTATCCTGGCATGAAAGCAAAAAAGACTGAAAGAAGGCCTGACGGATTGTCCTGCCTCCCTGATATTTGCTTCACTGTAAGCCTGATCTGATTGTTACATTTAGGTCAGACCATACCTATTTCTGGGGAATGCTGATTCATTTCTTCAAGCAACGCTATTATTGCAACGACAGCAGCTCGCTCCAATTCCTCCACCTCCAGAAGTATCAAGATAGCTTGATCGGCCTGAAGCTTCTCGTTTGGCTTTCCGCCTTCAGGAAAAGGAAAACGCTGCTTGAGCATGTTTAACCTTTGGGACATATTTCGATATAACTCTTCTGCCTGAAGACAGAATGGAATCAAGCTGGAATAGCGGGGAATCGAAGCCCACTTTACAGAAAGTTCCCTGAAAAACTCACCGGCATAACGTCTTGCATCCCACAAAACCGCAATGTTATAGGCATGACCGTTCGGTTCTACCCGTCTATACTCTAGAGCTTCTCTCCATACCGAATAGGCAGCCAGACCACTGACCGTGTTCGGCAAGGTATACGGATCCTCCCCACCATAATGAGCCAAAACAGCTGTCAATGCTGCACGCAGGTCCATTTCTCGTATCATACCATTGGATTCCGCTGCCATTACAAATACTTCCTGATTCACACCACGGCCTACATGATCATAGGGAATTGTTCCTGATTTAATGAAATCTGTACCGTATAAGGTTCGAACTGCATCATCATAGCCGTAGATCAATCCGAATTCGGGAATATTCAGATCCCATACTACGGCCGGAATTCCCCGATGAATGGAGTAACGAATCAGGGAGAGGGCCCGAACCAGCCTTGGATTTAGCAACCTTCTCCCTTTCGCTTTCTCCGCTAGCATCGAAGGATCGACCAGATTGGCATTGACCCCCGCTTCACTAGCCAAAGCCTCAACCGCATGGGAACGATAACCCATATGCTGCAATCCTCGGGTAAGCACCTCTTTGAAGT contains these protein-coding regions:
- a CDS encoding sensor histidine kinase; translation: MSLRSKIYGYSSVLFAVLLIAVNLSVYIVFERMSIDNEIKRVEAEAESIVKGVRQSAGSIPPDDLLRAYAPLDGMLRIVNEDGTSSPPVTTSAEEQLSKLSYKYESEKKSEYTQVEQIGYVWVSVPVIWPDGEVVNLQVTESIEDTENRLSVLRTVLVAVTIIALIPAIISSRILANRMTRPIQQMTRTMSDIQSSGQFKRLPLDEKSKDELKTMGQTFNRMMDLLESNFERQERFVSDASHELKTPLTIIESYASLLQRRGKERPEVFDEAVEAILSESVRMREMTEQLLLLAKQPEQWNVQLERVDITRLALDSTRAFREAYHREVHCDDPGRIWAISDVSKLKQLLFILLDNARKYSEDAIEVRLEAKEQECRIRIVDKGIGMREEELSKVFDRFYRVDQARTRSGGASGSGLGLSLAKDIAEAVGARIELSSTEGRGTEASIILPTSVQNGSLS
- a CDS encoding response regulator transcription factor — protein: MNEAVLVIEDEPKIARLLELELQYEGYQVGKAGSGTEGLEMYGDGQWDLILLDIMLPGLSGIEVLRRIRAKDATVPILMLTAKDSVEDKVSGLDLGANDYITKPFRIEELLARVRAALRLSAASASAHSSTSVPRDTAQSSEHTAENETGWLTAGGLKLNEGTREVFRDGQSIELTPREFDLLVYLLQNQRQVLSRDQIVQAVWGYDYYGDTNVVDVYIRYVRKKVDNGFTPPLIHTVRGVGYVLKEQL
- a CDS encoding SDR family oxidoreductase, which encodes MNVLVIGANGQIGKFLVQQLAREGKHQVTAMIRKPEQADALKQLGANVVIGNLEGSVDDLAEAMKDHNAIVFTAGSGGSTGEDKTLLIDLDGAVKTMEAAQQQGITRYILVSAFGADQREKWSDAIKPYYVAKHYADRALFASDLNYTIIRPGGLKNEPGTGKISVGTDLKPGSIPREDVARVIAASLQEEKTYRMAFDLIAGDELVEDALGKL
- a CDS encoding NAD(P)/FAD-dependent oxidoreductase: MSKQILILGGGYGGLLTALTARQYLTPEEATITVVNRYPTHQIITELHRLAAGSIAEKAVALPLEKLLSGKNVNLKIDTVDTIKPDEKKVLMTSGSTYSYDALVVALGSETAFFGIPGLQEYSFTLKSVSDANRIRAHVEARLDAYKQSGNKADATFVIGGGGLTGIELVGEFADLLPAVCQEKGIDFKEVSLYTVEAGPSILAGFPPELVERAKSSLEKRGVNFIVGVAITEMKENEVLLKDGSSIPTNTLVWTGGVQGNAVVANSGIEVDRGRAKVTEVLQSTSHKDVFVAGDSAVVFPSEGARPYPPTAQLAWQMGETIGHNLGVMFKGGAMESFTPVFSGTLGSLGRKDAVGMIGGNQTRLKGLPATMMKEASNIRYLAHIHGLFALAY
- a CDS encoding DUF1641 domain-containing protein, translating into MSQSPTQQEVPVTEGADVSQRQSLDVLDQLMKPEVQESLTVLVENLPKLAEMVTAMTKAYDFAQSVATDKVLISDTMSAMGEFAKPVVDKAKGVASAAIEASDRAQAEQTSVGLFAMLKMLKDPNVQQTLRFAQSFLSILNERQQQQR